One Rhodothermales bacterium genomic region harbors:
- a CDS encoding glutamate synthase, with translation MEPAPNITRRPRQQTKTPPCAAGCPSGTDVRGWLAVISQRTTFGYSESEALEKAWNMVVERNPFPATMGRICPHPCESGCNRSDKDGAVAVSAMERYLGDQAIQNKLKLPVIEGPARSESVGVIGSGPAGLSFAYQMAR, from the coding sequence GTGGAACCGGCTCCAAACATAACTCGGCGTCCAAGGCAGCAGACGAAAACTCCGCCATGCGCAGCAGGATGTCCCAGCGGCACGGACGTCCGAGGCTGGCTCGCAGTGATCTCCCAGCGCACGACGTTCGGCTATTCGGAATCGGAGGCACTCGAGAAGGCGTGGAACATGGTCGTCGAGCGCAACCCATTCCCTGCGACCATGGGGCGAATCTGTCCTCACCCTTGCGAGTCTGGGTGCAACAGATCGGACAAAGACGGTGCCGTGGCAGTTAGTGCTATGGAGCGGTATCTCGGCGATCAGGCTATTCAGAACAAGCTGAAGCTTCCCGTCATCGAAGGCCCAGCCCGGTCTGAGAGTGTGGGCGTAATCGGATCCGGACCGGCGGGGCTTTCCTTTGCGTATCAAATGGCCCGCC
- a CDS encoding cyclic nucleotide-binding domain-containing protein, whose translation MKSNLLGKFYDTGATLIQQGEVGDCMFVLQEGEVAVLKEEDGKEAVVDVLKKGEIFGEMAIIEKQVRSATVRAVTPVRVLTIDKKTFLRRVHEDPTLALNVLKTMSGRIRKLDAELTLLKGDLAPTTGKQ comes from the coding sequence ATGAAGTCTAATCTTCTGGGTAAGTTCTACGACACCGGCGCCACACTTATTCAGCAGGGTGAGGTCGGTGACTGCATGTTCGTACTGCAGGAAGGCGAAGTTGCGGTACTGAAGGAGGAAGACGGCAAAGAGGCTGTTGTTGATGTGCTGAAGAAGGGCGAGATTTTCGGAGAAATGGCTATCATTGAGAAGCAGGTGCGGTCCGCTACTGTCCGGGCCGTAACGCCGGTTCGCGTTCTCACGATTGACAAGAAGACATTCTTGCGACGGGTTCACGAAGATCCTACTCTTGCTTTGAATGTTTTGAAAACCATGTCGGGTCGAATTCGAAAACTGGACGCGGAGTTGACTCTGCTGAAAGGCGACCTGGCGCCCACGACCGGCAAACAATAG
- a CDS encoding response regulator: MSFATPHIRIRVLLALMSFVCLPATGQLLPFTHYTPDNEIAPLPSADVIDVDQDRLGFIWMTVFSSGLVRYDGHSAEVYTTADGLRDLSVRTVTEDRLGRLWVASDGGLSVSTKPLGEYGPNERIQFTTTIGDTELLDVSVSQVAFSVDGMGRIWAGTSANGIVRYSIGDNGSAVADTISTSIQPGEPNLIVYAVETRRNGSVWAAVSRLNRSFFLRFADSADEHTIIPAPSADPINVLYDAPDSTLWIGTKTGAVWRLAEEAPNVRFEPVLSGYEGDVTDFNWSPDGMWVATSSSGAIRLDRAGSVVRTYSRRNGLRSDAINDIMTDREGNRWFAQSGGASKLRANFDAFLNYSAQSQVGEAPVLPAAQVTSVIPGKPNDRVGCSLWVGTFGGLACVYEDGSSEHILAEDGLRHSQINAIVTDASGRVWLGAYEGINGIRLPGTPRLPRAPEASRITVNGVGVDVGGYRRTTILSAVRLRMPLDSDRQRTIETIWFQGYRSIYLLLDDRWFTFRATSGLPATYYHAVAFDDEGRLWVGTRDHGLYRSRAPLTVASVESMERRPMTVSLGRGTRAFGDEVLGDIFEPIWEDGPVSKIESMVNDAGEMWVGTSGGLYSLSHDPVAVTAKIDVASGLPASNALSIAVSPTTKNLWVGTNAGLAEVDPESHEVVRTVTKQDGLIDNEVWYYGSVFVDESEKVYYGTANGLTVYSPVLDGPNSVAPTPRITRIAYRENNWGNNELVLEYAALSFANERQVQYRTRLVGYDEDWSSSTPDHRIRYTNLPAWLFSRNYTFELVATNNHGVASTFPVRSTISVMPAWFLRWWAFAIYLILAGGGIYGYIQHKTRIQAEQLAKERKINERLRRIDRLKDEFLANTSHELRTPLNGIIGIAESMIDGVAGVLSPKAMSNIGLIVASGKRLANLVNDILDFSKLKEHDLELQLKAVDMSVLGDIVLRVSEPLIQKKPLILKNAIPRDLPPALADENRLQQVLHNLVGNGIKFTPEGSVTLTGSVEGEFVRICVSDTGIGIPTDKQEAIFQSFEQVDASTAREYGGTGLGLAVTRQLVELHGGEIGVDSTPEKGSTFFFTLPLADGEADELEGAEYLQRIADAGVVQSGEGGEVESEVSVAADGEEFRVLVVDDEPINQQVMVNQLSMANYNVTQAMNGAEALRELSNGDKFDLVLLDVMMPRMSGFEVCNKIRETYLPSELPVIMVTAKNQVSDLVEGLSSGANDYITKPIAKSELLARIKTQLNLQKINEAYGRFVPREFLRYLNRESIIDVKLGDMVQKEMTIFVSDIRRFTTLSEKMTPEENFEFINAYLAQVSPVIRDHGGFIDRYTGDAIMALFPEQAEESVKASIDTLKMLSEINAVRKSQGDLPIEIGIGLHSGSLMLGIVGESERAQGDIFSDAVNLANRIEGLSKLYGASLVVSEETLSRLPADNTYHQRFLGKVQVKGKNEHVAVFEIYDGDPDYMIDLKLDTKNDFEEGLDCYFAREFTTASVCFKKVIDRNPDDKTANLYLRRSAQFMIQGVPDHWEGVEAVDEIGAGPSSPPPTSPNPSVSPRSTTSHRRVTAQPSRSSNGGALAPTNGEDGIVEKTSRLTAAKSAVDETQTVASEEVETSESRQPSELSLAAPREQDVTKAGKSKEKSKKKDKKKSKKKDGKRGKKAKKKKSKGK, encoded by the coding sequence ATGAGTTTCGCGACCCCACATATTCGGATCCGGGTGCTTCTCGCACTGATGTCGTTTGTCTGTCTTCCCGCAACGGGGCAGCTTCTCCCCTTTACTCACTACACACCTGACAACGAGATCGCTCCCCTTCCGTCGGCAGATGTCATCGACGTCGACCAGGACCGACTCGGCTTTATCTGGATGACGGTGTTCTCGTCCGGACTTGTCCGGTACGATGGTCATTCTGCCGAGGTGTACACCACCGCCGACGGACTGCGCGACCTGAGCGTCCGGACCGTCACAGAGGATCGCCTCGGAAGGTTGTGGGTTGCGTCCGACGGGGGGCTGTCCGTGTCAACCAAACCACTCGGGGAATATGGACCGAATGAGCGAATCCAGTTCACTACGACGATCGGCGATACTGAACTGCTTGACGTGTCGGTTTCGCAGGTAGCCTTTTCGGTCGATGGGATGGGCCGCATCTGGGCGGGCACGAGCGCTAACGGCATCGTTCGGTATTCAATCGGCGACAATGGCTCAGCCGTCGCAGATACGATATCCACATCCATTCAGCCTGGCGAACCGAATCTAATCGTGTACGCTGTCGAAACGAGGCGGAACGGTTCTGTCTGGGCAGCGGTGTCCAGGCTGAACAGGAGTTTCTTCCTTCGATTTGCAGACAGCGCGGATGAACATACGATTATTCCCGCACCCTCCGCCGATCCGATCAACGTGCTGTACGACGCCCCCGACAGTACACTCTGGATCGGGACTAAGACCGGAGCGGTCTGGCGCCTGGCTGAAGAGGCTCCGAACGTCAGATTTGAGCCTGTCTTGTCTGGATACGAAGGAGATGTCACGGACTTTAACTGGTCGCCGGACGGAATGTGGGTGGCGACTTCGAGCTCGGGCGCTATCCGCCTGGATCGTGCCGGTTCGGTCGTGAGAACGTACAGTCGTCGCAACGGACTCCGATCCGACGCGATCAACGACATTATGACCGATCGGGAGGGCAATCGCTGGTTTGCTCAGTCCGGGGGCGCCTCAAAACTGCGTGCCAATTTCGACGCGTTTCTGAACTACAGCGCGCAGTCGCAAGTTGGAGAGGCTCCTGTACTTCCAGCCGCCCAGGTCACGTCAGTGATTCCGGGCAAACCCAACGATCGCGTCGGGTGCTCTCTCTGGGTGGGCACGTTTGGCGGCCTCGCCTGCGTTTACGAAGACGGGTCGTCTGAACACATTCTGGCTGAAGACGGACTCCGACACAGTCAGATAAACGCCATCGTCACTGATGCGTCTGGCAGGGTGTGGCTAGGCGCGTACGAGGGCATCAACGGAATCAGACTCCCTGGTACGCCACGCCTTCCCCGTGCACCCGAGGCATCGAGGATTACCGTCAATGGAGTCGGTGTCGATGTCGGAGGGTATCGGCGGACGACGATTCTCTCTGCAGTGCGACTTCGCATGCCGCTAGATTCGGACCGGCAACGCACCATTGAGACGATCTGGTTTCAGGGTTATCGGAGCATCTACCTGTTGCTTGACGATCGATGGTTCACATTCCGCGCCACATCAGGCCTTCCAGCAACGTACTATCACGCCGTCGCGTTTGACGATGAGGGGCGCCTGTGGGTCGGTACGCGCGATCACGGCCTGTACAGATCTCGTGCGCCTTTGACGGTGGCCAGCGTCGAGAGCATGGAACGTCGGCCGATGACTGTTTCTCTTGGACGTGGTACACGCGCGTTCGGTGACGAAGTACTCGGCGACATCTTCGAGCCAATCTGGGAAGACGGGCCGGTATCAAAGATCGAATCGATGGTCAACGATGCGGGAGAAATGTGGGTTGGCACGTCAGGGGGCCTTTACTCCCTTAGTCATGACCCCGTAGCCGTGACAGCGAAGATCGACGTTGCCAGCGGCCTGCCGGCAAGTAATGCCTTGAGCATTGCCGTGTCGCCAACTACAAAAAATCTGTGGGTGGGTACGAACGCGGGTCTTGCCGAAGTCGATCCGGAAAGCCACGAGGTAGTCCGCACGGTAACTAAGCAAGACGGACTTATTGATAATGAGGTTTGGTACTACGGCTCGGTCTTCGTCGACGAAAGTGAAAAAGTCTACTATGGCACGGCGAACGGACTGACGGTTTACAGTCCTGTCCTCGATGGTCCGAATTCAGTTGCGCCGACACCCAGAATCACGAGGATTGCATATCGTGAGAATAACTGGGGTAACAACGAGCTTGTCCTCGAGTATGCGGCGCTTAGCTTCGCCAACGAACGACAGGTCCAGTACCGGACGCGACTTGTTGGATACGACGAGGACTGGTCGAGCTCGACACCGGATCATCGTATTCGGTACACCAACCTTCCTGCATGGCTGTTCTCCCGAAACTACACGTTCGAGCTTGTGGCCACTAACAATCATGGCGTGGCATCGACCTTTCCGGTTCGAAGCACGATCTCCGTCATGCCGGCGTGGTTTCTTCGTTGGTGGGCCTTCGCCATCTACCTGATTCTCGCGGGCGGTGGCATCTACGGGTATATCCAGCACAAGACCCGGATCCAGGCGGAGCAGTTGGCCAAGGAGCGCAAGATCAACGAGCGCCTCCGCCGGATCGACAGGCTCAAGGACGAGTTTCTCGCAAACACATCCCACGAACTGCGTACGCCTCTCAACGGTATCATTGGGATTGCGGAGTCGATGATTGATGGCGTTGCCGGTGTCCTGAGTCCGAAGGCAATGAGCAACATCGGACTCATTGTTGCATCCGGCAAGAGACTTGCAAATCTCGTCAATGACATTCTCGATTTTTCGAAGCTTAAGGAGCACGATCTGGAGCTACAGTTGAAGGCCGTAGACATGAGCGTGCTCGGCGATATCGTTCTTCGGGTTAGCGAGCCGCTGATCCAGAAGAAGCCGCTCATCCTGAAGAACGCAATTCCGAGAGACCTGCCCCCTGCCCTGGCAGATGAGAACCGTCTCCAACAGGTGCTACACAATCTCGTCGGCAACGGGATAAAGTTCACGCCCGAAGGGTCGGTAACACTTACGGGCAGCGTCGAGGGTGAATTCGTCAGGATTTGTGTCTCTGACACCGGCATTGGTATTCCGACTGATAAACAGGAAGCCATCTTCCAGTCATTCGAGCAGGTCGACGCATCAACGGCTCGCGAGTATGGTGGCACAGGCCTGGGGCTGGCTGTAACCCGACAATTGGTAGAACTTCACGGAGGAGAGATTGGAGTCGATTCCACTCCGGAAAAAGGTTCGACGTTTTTCTTTACCCTGCCGCTCGCAGATGGTGAGGCTGATGAACTCGAAGGTGCTGAGTATCTCCAGCGTATCGCAGATGCTGGTGTGGTTCAGTCGGGCGAAGGTGGTGAAGTCGAGTCTGAAGTGTCCGTCGCGGCGGATGGCGAGGAGTTCCGTGTACTGGTCGTGGACGATGAACCGATCAACCAGCAGGTGATGGTTAATCAGCTCTCGATGGCGAACTACAACGTCACCCAGGCCATGAACGGTGCGGAGGCGCTGCGAGAACTGTCGAATGGCGACAAATTTGATCTCGTTCTTCTCGATGTAATGATGCCAAGAATGTCAGGCTTCGAGGTATGCAACAAGATCAGGGAAACTTACCTGCCCAGCGAACTGCCTGTCATCATGGTGACGGCCAAGAACCAGGTGTCAGACCTGGTCGAGGGACTTTCGTCCGGAGCAAATGACTATATCACTAAACCTATCGCCAAGAGTGAGTTACTGGCACGAATTAAGACACAACTTAATCTTCAGAAGATCAATGAGGCATATGGTCGGTTCGTACCGCGTGAGTTTCTGCGCTACCTGAACCGCGAGAGTATCATCGACGTCAAGCTCGGTGACATGGTGCAGAAGGAGATGACCATCTTTGTGTCCGATATCCGGAGATTCACGACGCTCTCGGAAAAGATGACGCCCGAGGAGAACTTCGAATTCATCAACGCCTATCTCGCCCAGGTGAGTCCGGTTATTCGGGATCATGGGGGCTTCATTGACCGATACACCGGGGACGCCATCATGGCGCTGTTCCCCGAGCAGGCCGAGGAATCCGTCAAGGCCTCGATAGACACATTGAAGATGTTGTCCGAGATCAATGCGGTGCGGAAGAGCCAGGGTGATCTGCCCATCGAAATCGGTATTGGCCTCCATTCCGGCAGCCTGATGCTGGGAATAGTCGGCGAGAGTGAGAGGGCCCAGGGAGACATTTTTTCGGATGCCGTCAACCTCGCAAATCGAATTGAGGGCCTGAGCAAGCTCTACGGAGCATCGCTCGTTGTGAGCGAAGAGACGTTGAGTCGCCTGCCGGCTGACAACACCTACCATCAGCGATTTCTGGGCAAAGTGCAGGTAAAGGGAAAGAACGAGCACGTTGCCGTATTCGAGATCTACGACGGTGATCCCGACTACATGATTGACCTCAAACTCGACACGAAGAATGACTTCGAAGAAGGACTCGATTGCTATTTCGCGCGCGAGTTCACGACCGCATCAGTTTGCTTCAAGAAGGTGATCGACAGGAACCCGGACGACAAGACCGCAAATCTGTATCTGCGACGATCGGCCCAGTTCATGATCCAGGGCGTACCGGATCACTGGGAGGGCGTCGAAGCAGTTGACGAAATTGGCGCGGGCCCATCTTCTCCCCCGCCAACTTCCCCGAACCCGTCCGTGTCGCCTCGTTCGACAACATCCCATCGCCGGGTCACGGCGCAGCCATCACGTTCTTCGAATGGTGGTGCGTTGGCTCCGACGAATGGAGAAGACGGCATCGTCGAGAAGACGTCGCGACTCACAGCTGCAAAGTCAGCAGTCGATGAGACGCAAACCGTCGCGTCAGAGGAGGTTGAAACCAGCGAGTCGCGCCAACCCTCCGAATTGTCGCTTGCTGCACCGCGCGAACAGGACGTCACGAAGGCCGGGAAGTCAAAGGAGAAGTCCAAAAAGAAAGACAAGAAGAAGTCAAAGAAGAAGGACGGCAAGCGCGGCAAGAAGGCTAAAAAGAAGAAGAGCAAGGGGAAGTAA